In Chryseobacterium turcicum, a single window of DNA contains:
- a CDS encoding PD-(D/E)XK nuclease family protein: MKFLNKIIDELLIQNTDLSQFNIVLPGKRPIVFIRQILEENNYSGFLPNFYTIEELIVNIVDQQTIQGIPLWLFAFDVYKSLNFIPNDNFSEFLKWFPTLQKDWDDILKFSDSDEAVLEYMFDEERIKEWAQDLGEDDDVPRKKFLNFWQNMNVFLPVLKEKLKEKNWATPGMIHESAKAKISEFAKNNTENFVFCGFNAFTPVEEKLVRNLLQWDKAQCFFQGDKYYFDDERQEAGKFLRNHRTWKEFDDNRAFNWIEDDFNQPKNIKVYEVSGNVTQTKILPELFKNIDNKTFTNTAVVLLDENLLPASLDVMHDVENLNITMGFPLKNLSFSNAVKQLFYLQKQLEKSKSSYYYRDVYPILEELPKSEEDEKIITDFKSKIEERNIVYISQKLLKELLENLSYFNLLQKADSGYSFLDDLIEFCKKIKWLKLDDIQYENVSHFENAFRIIKNQITPYGFEIKMETLEILINQHINSESIDFQGEPLKGLQVMGLLETRLLNFENVILLSVNEGKLPLGNSQNTYIPFDIRRYFDLHTFLENDSIYAYHFYRLIQDAQNVHLLFNALSSGVNTGEKSRFITQIEMESNHHIEHVIVENSSEPILSQPIEVFKTEIVKQQLLKWKEKVSASHLTSYLYNPIDFYLSKILNTSEADEIEEELSIRNYGNLVHYTLQEVYEVLKGKILKLNDLQDSIKRIDEFIDMAIEKLKHQPEFYKKGMNYIHKAIAKKVIENILNYDLELIKAGNSLEIIDIERRFEAVDFYLNEEKNDKVSFFGFIDRIDRLNGTVRIIDYKTAKTKNLTVKIDDLNKSDYFQNSDRKQAMQLCLYQYVIQSLPEFWGFPVETGIWSFADAKKGVVSLDFAQGSLDDAMVSIQNLILEILNPEMSFIENVKTFSAY; the protein is encoded by the coding sequence TTGAAATTTCTAAATAAAATAATCGATGAATTATTAATTCAAAACACTGATTTATCGCAATTCAACATTGTTCTTCCCGGTAAAAGACCCATCGTTTTTATACGTCAGATTTTAGAAGAAAATAACTACTCAGGATTTCTTCCTAATTTTTATACCATCGAAGAACTGATTGTAAATATTGTAGACCAGCAAACAATTCAGGGGATTCCGTTATGGCTTTTTGCATTTGATGTTTATAAAAGTTTGAATTTTATTCCCAACGATAATTTTTCGGAGTTTTTAAAATGGTTTCCTACGCTCCAGAAAGATTGGGATGATATTTTGAAATTTTCAGACTCAGATGAAGCTGTTTTAGAATATATGTTTGACGAAGAACGTATCAAAGAATGGGCACAGGATTTAGGAGAAGATGACGACGTCCCAAGAAAAAAATTCCTGAATTTTTGGCAGAATATGAATGTTTTCCTTCCTGTTTTAAAGGAGAAATTAAAAGAAAAAAACTGGGCAACTCCCGGAATGATTCACGAGTCTGCTAAGGCGAAAATAAGCGAATTTGCAAAAAACAACACCGAAAATTTTGTTTTCTGCGGTTTTAATGCTTTTACTCCGGTTGAAGAAAAACTGGTTAGAAATCTTTTGCAATGGGATAAAGCACAATGTTTTTTTCAGGGAGATAAATATTATTTTGATGACGAAAGACAGGAAGCTGGAAAATTTTTAAGAAATCATAGAACCTGGAAAGAATTTGATGACAACAGAGCTTTCAATTGGATTGAGGATGATTTTAACCAGCCTAAAAACATAAAAGTCTACGAAGTTTCCGGAAACGTTACCCAAACCAAAATTCTACCTGAATTATTTAAAAATATAGATAATAAAACATTTACCAATACCGCAGTCGTTTTACTCGATGAAAACCTTCTTCCTGCAAGTCTGGATGTGATGCATGATGTTGAAAATCTAAACATTACAATGGGTTTTCCGTTGAAAAACCTTTCTTTTTCGAATGCGGTAAAACAACTTTTTTATCTTCAGAAACAGCTTGAAAAAAGCAAATCTTCATATTATTACCGCGATGTTTATCCAATTCTGGAAGAACTTCCAAAATCTGAGGAGGATGAAAAAATTATTACGGATTTCAAATCCAAAATAGAGGAGAGGAATATTGTTTATATTTCACAAAAGCTTTTAAAAGAGCTATTAGAGAACCTTTCCTATTTTAATTTGCTTCAAAAAGCAGATTCAGGATATTCATTTTTAGATGACTTGATTGAATTTTGTAAAAAAATAAAATGGTTGAAACTAGATGATATTCAGTATGAAAACGTTTCTCATTTTGAAAATGCATTTAGAATCATCAAAAATCAGATTACACCGTATGGTTTTGAAATCAAGATGGAAACGCTTGAAATTCTTATCAACCAGCATATTAATTCAGAAAGCATCGATTTTCAGGGTGAACCATTGAAAGGGCTTCAGGTAATGGGACTTTTGGAAACCCGTCTTTTGAATTTTGAAAACGTAATTCTATTATCGGTTAATGAAGGTAAGTTACCGCTCGGAAACTCCCAAAACACCTATATTCCTTTCGATATCAGAAGATATTTTGATTTGCATACTTTTCTTGAAAATGACAGTATTTATGCATACCATTTTTACCGTTTGATTCAGGACGCGCAGAATGTACACTTACTTTTTAATGCTTTAAGTTCGGGAGTAAATACAGGAGAGAAGAGTAGGTTTATTACTCAGATTGAAATGGAGAGTAATCATCATATTGAGCATGTTATTGTTGAAAATTCTTCGGAGCCAATTTTAAGTCAGCCTATCGAAGTTTTTAAAACTGAAATTGTAAAGCAGCAACTTTTAAAATGGAAAGAAAAAGTTTCAGCTTCTCATTTGACAAGTTATCTCTATAATCCAATTGATTTTTATCTTTCAAAGATTCTGAATACCTCTGAAGCAGATGAAATTGAAGAAGAATTATCGATTAGAAATTACGGTAATTTAGTTCATTATACCCTTCAAGAAGTTTATGAGGTATTAAAAGGTAAGATTTTAAAATTAAACGATTTACAAGATTCAATTAAACGAATAGATGAATTTATTGATATGGCTATTGAAAAGCTAAAACATCAACCCGAATTTTATAAAAAAGGGATGAATTACATCCACAAAGCAATTGCCAAAAAAGTGATTGAGAATATTCTGAATTACGATTTGGAATTGATAAAAGCTGGGAATTCTTTAGAAATAATTGATATTGAAAGACGATTTGAAGCTGTAGATTTTTATCTGAATGAAGAGAAAAATGATAAGGTTTCTTTCTTTGGTTTCATCGACCGCATCGACCGATTAAACGGAACGGTAAGAATTATCGATTATAAAACAGCGAAAACAAAGAATCTTACTGTCAAGATTGATGATTTAAATAAATCAGATTACTTTCAAAATAGCGACAGAAAACAGGCAATGCAGCTTTGTTTATATCAATATGTAATTCAGAGTTTGCCAGAATTCTGGGGATTTCCTGTAGAAACAGGGATTTGGAGCTTTGCTGACGCTAAAAAGGGTGTTGTATCACTTGACTTTGCTCAGGGAAGTCTTGATGATGCAATGGTTTCTATTCAAAATTTAATTCTGGAAATTTTAAATCCTGAAATGAGCTTTATTGAAAATGTAAAAACTTTTAGCGCTTATTAA
- a CDS encoding MFS transporter → MNVKQPNISLPLKLTFLIFSMVLNCIGIVIIQLSEQKITYDKLGFLDSFKDLPNALFSLFVVNFISRFGTKKSLIFALMLVGICSLFLPFVEVFWFYKLWFAIIGACFAIGKICVYGIIRNNMTEEKSLAKTMNSVEASFMIGIFTVNTGFGWLISSQFGEYWKFGFMFISLISFITVYLFMKIKIAEPQNKSTRIFPDLSGFGKKTFILFFGVSFFIIFIEQSFNSWLPAFYKDHLKVNSFFALQASSFLALFSYTGRTITSKIIQRFPLSKYFMTCVMMIVFLLIITSVIQFYFSENARVLLFMFPIIGLFLAPLYPLINSKMIAKIDKDKINAFTSLIVIVSAVSSSINSISISILFKYQMLTYYSLYILGAVMMVSVLAYSYFKLSSNKI, encoded by the coding sequence ATGAACGTTAAGCAGCCCAATATCTCTCTTCCATTGAAGCTTACTTTCCTTATTTTCTCAATGGTTTTGAATTGCATAGGGATTGTAATTATTCAGCTTTCAGAGCAGAAAATAACCTACGATAAGCTTGGTTTTTTAGATTCTTTCAAAGATTTACCGAATGCTCTATTTTCACTTTTCGTCGTAAATTTTATCAGCAGATTCGGAACAAAAAAGTCCTTAATTTTTGCTTTAATGCTTGTTGGAATTTGCTCGTTATTTTTACCTTTTGTAGAAGTTTTTTGGTTTTATAAGCTATGGTTTGCCATTATCGGAGCTTGTTTTGCGATAGGAAAAATCTGTGTGTACGGTATTATTAGAAACAATATGACCGAAGAAAAGTCATTAGCTAAAACAATGAATAGTGTAGAAGCGTCTTTCATGATTGGTATTTTTACGGTTAATACAGGTTTTGGATGGCTAATTTCCAGTCAATTTGGAGAATATTGGAAATTTGGGTTTATGTTTATCTCTTTGATTTCTTTTATTACCGTTTATCTTTTTATGAAAATTAAAATTGCTGAACCTCAAAATAAAAGCACCAGAATTTTCCCTGATCTATCAGGATTTGGTAAAAAAACATTTATCCTTTTTTTTGGAGTAAGCTTTTTTATTATTTTCATCGAACAAAGTTTTAATTCTTGGCTTCCAGCGTTTTACAAAGATCATTTGAAAGTCAATTCTTTCTTTGCACTTCAGGCATCTTCATTTTTAGCGCTCTTTTCGTACACCGGAAGAACAATTACCTCAAAGATTATTCAGCGTTTTCCGCTGTCAAAATATTTTATGACATGTGTAATGATGATTGTTTTTTTATTGATTATTACTTCAGTCATTCAATTTTATTTTAGCGAAAATGCAAGGGTTTTATTATTCATGTTTCCTATCATCGGCTTGTTCCTTGCCCCACTCTATCCGCTAATTAACTCAAAAATGATTGCAAAAATTGATAAAGATAAAATCAATGCTTTTACTTCTTTAATCGTTATTGTATCTGCGGTAAGCAGTTCTATAAATTCAATTTCGATTTCAATACTATTTAAATATCAGATGCTTACCTATTATTCTCTCTATATTTTGGGAGCTGTAATGATGGTTTCTGTTTTGGCATATTCTTATTTTAAACTTAGCTCTAATAAAATTTAA
- a CDS encoding NUDIX hydrolase: MKTDHNKNIETLKELIDSKDLIPNVSVDCTIFGFHDNILKVLLLKYHDLNLYSLPGGFVFIDEDLREAADRVLYERTHLKGLFLEQFHTFGRLNRTANNVHKTLINNKGLDVPKDHWILQRFITVGYCSLIDFTVANTFPDAFNESCAWFEVNKLPEMAFDHDRVIAEGLEYLRKNIDTQVAASNLLPEKFTMKDLQSLYETILGEKFRRNNFQRKILSTNSLERMEKLFDGSANKAPYLYKFIAE, encoded by the coding sequence ATGAAAACTGATCACAATAAAAACATAGAGACCCTAAAAGAACTTATTGATAGCAAAGACCTTATTCCCAATGTATCTGTCGACTGTACCATTTTTGGCTTTCACGATAATATCCTTAAAGTTTTATTATTAAAATACCACGACCTTAATTTATATTCTCTTCCGGGCGGATTTGTTTTTATTGATGAAGATTTAAGGGAAGCGGCTGATCGTGTTTTGTATGAAAGAACACATCTTAAAGGATTGTTTCTGGAGCAGTTTCATACGTTTGGAAGACTCAACAGAACGGCAAATAATGTACACAAAACATTAATCAACAACAAAGGTTTGGATGTTCCTAAAGATCATTGGATTTTACAAAGATTCATCACTGTTGGATATTGTAGCCTCATAGATTTCACCGTGGCCAATACTTTTCCTGATGCTTTTAATGAATCTTGTGCTTGGTTTGAAGTCAATAAACTTCCAGAAATGGCGTTTGATCACGACAGAGTGATTGCTGAAGGACTAGAATATCTACGTAAAAACATCGATACTCAGGTTGCAGCAAGCAATTTACTACCCGAAAAGTTCACCATGAAAGATTTACAATCGTTGTATGAAACAATATTAGGTGAAAAATTCAGACGTAACAATTTCCAACGTAAAATACTAAGCACTAATTCCTTAGAAAGGATGGAGAAATTATTCGATGGCTCTGCAAACAAGGCACCTTATCTCTATAAATTCATTGCAGAGTAG
- a CDS encoding acyl-CoA dehydrogenase family protein, whose amino-acid sequence MSYYPLTSIPDYYGIDALLTEEHKLIRQSVRDWVESFVMPNIDEAAQNHTDLPNLMKELGKIGALGPYIPEEYGGSGLDQISYGLIMQELERGDSAVRSAASVQSSLVMFPINEFGSEEQKRKYLPKLASGEMIGSFGLTEPNHGSDPSSMETYFKDMGDHYLLNGAKMWITNSPLCDIAVIWAKNEEGKVQGLIVERGMEGFTTPETHNKWSLRASKTGELVFNDVKVPKENLLPNVTGLKGPLSCLNSARYGISWGVIGAAIDCYCTAVQYSKERKQFGKQIGGFQLQQKKLAEFLTEITKAQLLCLQLGNLKNDHKASPAQISMAKRNNVKMAIDIARESRQILGGMGIMGEFPMMRHAANLESVITYEGTHDVHLLITGLDITGINAF is encoded by the coding sequence ATGTCATATTATCCTCTTACCAGCATCCCCGATTATTACGGAATAGATGCTTTACTTACCGAAGAACACAAGCTTATCCGTCAATCTGTAAGAGATTGGGTAGAGAGTTTTGTAATGCCGAATATTGATGAAGCAGCTCAAAATCATACCGATTTGCCTAATCTGATGAAAGAATTGGGGAAAATTGGGGCTTTAGGACCTTATATTCCTGAAGAATACGGCGGTTCTGGCTTAGATCAGATTTCTTACGGTTTGATTATGCAGGAATTGGAAAGAGGAGATTCTGCGGTACGTTCTGCGGCTTCTGTACAGAGTTCTTTGGTGATGTTCCCGATCAACGAGTTCGGTTCTGAAGAGCAAAAAAGAAAATACTTACCCAAGCTGGCTTCTGGTGAGATGATTGGATCTTTTGGCCTTACTGAGCCTAATCACGGGTCTGATCCTAGTTCTATGGAAACTTATTTTAAAGATATGGGAGATCATTATCTTTTGAATGGAGCGAAAATGTGGATTACCAATTCTCCATTGTGCGATATTGCAGTAATTTGGGCTAAAAATGAAGAAGGAAAAGTACAAGGATTGATCGTTGAAAGAGGAATGGAAGGTTTCACTACTCCGGAAACTCATAACAAATGGAGCTTAAGAGCATCTAAAACTGGTGAGTTGGTTTTCAATGATGTGAAAGTACCTAAAGAAAACTTATTGCCAAATGTTACAGGATTAAAAGGACCTTTATCTTGTCTAAATTCTGCGAGATATGGAATTTCTTGGGGAGTAATCGGAGCGGCAATTGATTGTTATTGTACTGCAGTTCAATACTCTAAAGAAAGGAAACAGTTCGGAAAACAAATCGGTGGATTCCAGTTACAACAGAAAAAATTGGCTGAGTTTTTAACCGAAATCACTAAGGCTCAGTTGCTTTGTTTACAATTAGGAAACTTGAAAAACGACCATAAAGCAAGTCCGGCGCAGATTTCTATGGCCAAAAGAAACAATGTAAAAATGGCGATTGATATTGCTAGAGAATCTAGACAAATTCTTGGCGGAATGGGAATTATGGGTGAATTCCCGATGATGCGTCATGCTGCAAACTTAGAGTCAGTGATTACGTATGAAGGAACACACGATGTTCATTTGTTGATTACAGGTCTTGATATTACAGGAATTAACGCTTTTTAA
- the rsmG gene encoding 16S rRNA (guanine(527)-N(7))-methyltransferase RsmG: MSISIIQKYFPNLTEKQIEQFTKLESLYEEWNEKINVISRKDMESLYEKHILHSLGVAKVMEFAPGTKVLDVGTGGGFPGIPLAILFPETQFTLIDSIGKKITVVNAVAEGIGLSNLTAIHGRAEKVKEKFHFVVSRAVTQMPEFLRWLKGKFEKEQFNPKHNGVLYLKGGDLAEELAGLKCELFSLKNYFEEEFFDTKKVVYLSKGNFNS, translated from the coding sequence ATGTCAATATCAATCATTCAAAAATACTTTCCGAATCTTACAGAGAAACAAATCGAGCAGTTTACAAAGCTTGAAAGCCTGTATGAAGAATGGAATGAAAAAATCAACGTTATTTCCAGAAAAGATATGGAATCTCTTTATGAGAAGCATATTCTGCATTCTTTAGGCGTTGCAAAAGTTATGGAATTTGCTCCCGGAACCAAAGTTTTAGATGTCGGTACAGGTGGTGGGTTCCCAGGGATTCCTTTGGCAATCTTGTTCCCGGAAACTCAATTTACGTTAATCGATTCTATCGGTAAAAAAATTACAGTGGTAAATGCTGTTGCAGAAGGTATCGGTTTATCAAATCTTACTGCCATTCATGGAAGAGCAGAAAAAGTAAAAGAAAAATTCCATTTTGTAGTGAGTCGCGCCGTTACTCAAATGCCTGAATTTTTAAGATGGCTGAAAGGTAAATTTGAAAAAGAACAGTTTAACCCAAAACACAACGGAGTTCTATATCTTAAAGGTGGAGATTTAGCCGAAGAACTTGCAGGATTAAAATGTGAGCTTTTTAGTCTTAAAAACTACTTTGAAGAAGAATTTTTTGATACTAAAAAAGTAGTATATCTTTCAAAAGGTAATTTTAACTCTTAA
- a CDS encoding DUF922 domain-containing protein — protein MKFFLIGFLLIFNNLWSQNIYWSENQKLVWDNFKSKTNNLGGSTVVAYTHCGWEYSATTSSDPKIPVKITIQTVFNENKSWKDVKRINDYVLLHEQKHFDIAEIHARKLRKEVSEKIKTTADYNKLFKIIYAKISSEYKGFQTDYDRITEHGMNKEKQAEYNILIAEELNNLKNFQKI, from the coding sequence ATGAAGTTTTTTTTAATCGGTTTTTTATTGATTTTCAATAATCTATGGTCTCAAAATATTTACTGGAGTGAGAATCAAAAGTTGGTTTGGGACAATTTTAAAAGTAAAACCAATAACTTAGGTGGTTCCACGGTGGTAGCTTATACCCATTGCGGTTGGGAATATTCTGCAACCACATCGAGTGACCCTAAAATTCCTGTAAAAATCACGATTCAAACGGTTTTTAATGAAAATAAATCATGGAAAGACGTTAAAAGAATCAATGATTATGTACTTCTTCATGAGCAGAAACATTTTGATATCGCTGAAATTCACGCCAGAAAATTAAGAAAAGAAGTTTCAGAAAAAATAAAAACGACTGCTGATTACAATAAGTTATTCAAAATAATTTATGCGAAAATCTCCTCTGAATATAAAGGTTTTCAGACTGACTATGACCGTATTACAGAACATGGAATGAATAAAGAAAAACAAGCAGAATACAATATTTTAATCGCCGAAGAACTCAATAATCTAAAAAACTTTCAGAAAATTTGA
- a CDS encoding SusC/RagA family TonB-linked outer membrane protein — translation MNVQISRSLGIIAALYFTANFNAQTTPRDTASKEQKIEEVVVIGYGSVKKSNLTSAVSTVKSETFDDRPIYNVGQALQGNAAGVNVIQSSGKPGAAIDVKIRGNNSISSSVNPLYVVDGIQTFDISGINPDDITELTILKDATSAAIYGINGSSGVVIVTTKRGKANKPQLAFNAYWGMSKTVNNIDVLNLDQYKTLMFDFHANGGTNYLPLINNPRYEGINTNWRDEVFRTGFDQNYNVNYSFGNEKVRAYTALGYQGIDGIIDPARFERISAKMNLDAKITNWLKLTGNFNYINTGLKNTNDNLGTSRGGVILSALNTPSFLPIYGSQLAVREKDASGNFIDGYKDGQFALNPFQSSWENPVAYQSRKNETQTQRFMSNLGLEVNLLKNLVWKPTVSFDLIDVTNDQFTDGFQTSYGREKKGIGGKYLSTYQDMNIENTLTYTIKSGVHDLSLLGGNQIHEKRNTWHNYEGNNFPAGTSFFDYNTVIDDKRETLVKEHLRELSFFGRALYTLDNKYTIMGVFRYNGSSALAPGNKWGFFPGVSASWVVSNEEFLSESKVISELKLRGGWGQTGNVSGIPSYSHFNLERVSRVGPDGIWRGRQWDSGNLGWELTSDTNVGLDMGFVNNRIKLSIDAYQRKTNNLIIPIPMGPAQVPFYRNVGNMENKGLEFALNTQNFKGEGFNWNTNFNIAFTNNKVLQLNWVPILDKANIETVGANLVRFTPGQAISSFYGYQIDHVDSQTGDFVYKDTNGNGYFDTGDRTFIGNPNPDFSFGFSNNFSYKNWYLDVLITGSYGGEIYNASRFDLEMMNDFKNQSTAVLDRWTTPGQITNTPRANSPSSQYVSDRFVEDGSFLKVKSATLGYNFLSPFKGVSKINVYVTGQNLLTWTDYTGFDPEVNAFNTTPGVSGVDYGTYPQVRTFIFGLKANF, via the coding sequence ATGAATGTACAAATATCAAGAAGCTTAGGAATTATTGCCGCCCTTTATTTTACGGCAAATTTCAATGCACAGACTACACCGCGAGATACTGCTTCCAAAGAACAGAAGATTGAGGAAGTAGTTGTTATTGGCTATGGTTCGGTAAAAAAATCAAACCTTACAAGTGCAGTATCAACCGTGAAATCTGAAACATTTGACGATCGACCTATTTATAATGTCGGACAGGCGTTGCAGGGAAATGCTGCAGGGGTGAATGTAATACAGTCTTCGGGTAAGCCGGGCGCTGCGATTGATGTGAAAATCAGGGGAAACAATTCAATCTCATCGAGTGTAAACCCATTGTATGTAGTAGACGGCATTCAAACCTTCGATATTAGCGGAATTAACCCTGATGACATTACAGAGCTGACGATTCTGAAAGATGCGACTTCTGCAGCAATTTATGGAATTAACGGTTCTTCGGGAGTTGTGATTGTGACTACAAAAAGAGGAAAAGCCAATAAACCGCAATTAGCATTCAACGCCTATTGGGGAATGTCTAAAACGGTAAACAATATTGATGTTTTAAATTTAGACCAATATAAAACCTTGATGTTTGACTTTCATGCTAATGGAGGAACAAATTATCTTCCTTTAATCAATAATCCTCGTTACGAAGGCATTAATACCAACTGGAGAGACGAAGTTTTCAGAACTGGTTTTGATCAAAATTATAATGTAAACTATTCTTTTGGGAATGAAAAAGTAAGAGCTTATACAGCATTAGGCTATCAAGGAATTGACGGAATTATTGATCCTGCGAGATTCGAAAGGATTTCAGCAAAGATGAATTTAGATGCTAAAATCACCAATTGGTTGAAGTTGACGGGTAATTTCAATTACATTAACACAGGTTTAAAAAATACAAATGACAATTTAGGAACCTCAAGAGGTGGAGTTATTTTAAGTGCATTAAATACACCTTCGTTTTTACCAATCTATGGAAGTCAACTTGCGGTAAGAGAAAAAGATGCTTCAGGAAATTTTATTGATGGTTACAAAGATGGTCAGTTTGCGCTAAACCCATTTCAATCATCTTGGGAAAATCCTGTTGCCTATCAATCGAGAAAGAACGAAACTCAGACGCAGCGTTTTATGAGTAATTTAGGATTGGAAGTTAATCTGCTTAAAAATTTAGTTTGGAAACCTACAGTTTCATTTGACTTAATTGATGTTACAAATGATCAATTCACCGATGGATTTCAGACTAGCTATGGAAGAGAGAAAAAAGGGATTGGTGGAAAATATTTATCGACTTATCAGGATATGAATATTGAGAATACTTTAACGTATACCATAAAGTCAGGAGTTCATGATTTATCATTATTAGGAGGAAATCAGATACATGAAAAGAGAAACACTTGGCATAACTATGAAGGAAATAATTTCCCTGCAGGAACATCTTTTTTTGATTACAATACAGTAATTGATGATAAAAGAGAAACTCTTGTAAAAGAACATTTAAGAGAGCTTTCTTTTTTTGGTAGAGCATTATATACCCTAGATAATAAATATACTATTATGGGAGTGTTTAGATATAACGGAAGTTCTGCTTTAGCTCCTGGAAACAAATGGGGTTTTTTTCCAGGAGTATCTGCATCTTGGGTAGTATCTAATGAAGAGTTTTTATCTGAAAGTAAGGTTATATCAGAATTGAAATTGCGCGGAGGATGGGGACAAACTGGAAATGTTTCTGGGATTCCATCATATTCTCACTTTAATTTAGAAAGAGTTTCACGTGTAGGCCCTGATGGTATTTGGCGAGGCCGTCAATGGGATAGTGGAAATTTAGGTTGGGAACTTACCAGCGATACTAATGTTGGTCTTGATATGGGATTTGTTAATAATAGAATTAAATTAAGCATTGATGCATACCAAAGAAAAACAAATAACCTAATAATTCCAATACCAATGGGACCAGCACAAGTACCTTTTTATAGAAATGTTGGAAATATGGAAAATAAAGGGCTAGAATTTGCTTTAAATACCCAAAATTTTAAAGGAGAGGGGTTTAATTGGAATACCAACTTCAATATTGCATTCACAAATAATAAAGTATTACAGCTAAATTGGGTTCCTATTCTCGATAAAGCTAATATCGAAACTGTAGGAGCTAATTTAGTGAGATTTACTCCAGGACAAGCAATTAGTTCTTTTTATGGTTATCAGATAGATCATGTTGACTCTCAAACAGGGGATTTTGTTTATAAAGATACTAATGGAAACGGATATTTTGATACTGGCGACAGAACGTTTATAGGGAATCCAAACCCTGATTTTTCTTTTGGTTTTAGCAATAATTTTTCTTATAAAAACTGGTATTTAGATGTACTAATAACAGGGTCTTATGGCGGTGAAATTTATAATGCATCAAGATTTGATTTGGAAATGATGAATGACTTTAAAAATCAATCAACTGCAGTTTTAGATCGTTGGACAACTCCAGGACAAATTACAAATACTCCAAGAGCTAATTCTCCAAGTTCACAATATGTTTCAGACAGATTTGTGGAAGACGGTTCTTTTCTTAAAGTCAAAAGTGCAACTTTAGGGTACAATTTCCTAAGTCCGTTTAAAGGAGTGAGTAAAATTAATGTTTATGTCACTGGACAAAATCTTTTAACCTGGACTGATTACACAGGTTTTGATCCTGAAGTAAATGCTTTCAATACAACGCCGGGTGTCTCTGGCGTTGATTACGGTACTTATCCACAGGTAAGAACATTTATTTTCGGTCTTAAAGCTAATTTTTAA